One Brassica oleracea var. oleracea cultivar TO1000 chromosome C7, BOL, whole genome shotgun sequence genomic window carries:
- the LOC106305173 gene encoding ACD11 homolog protein-like — MEEEEEEEDDTFEDAVCNKTPARVNTPLSIITEAFENLADLLKPDITTEEDGLSLDAFCNACTHVSVLFSCLGFAFKFAEMEYISKVNDLVEASKTLDTLQNILDLDVEKDTVKTPGSRSRNLRRVRLGLDLIRAIFEKFLMTDEYSLKDAATTAYTEVCAPFHTWAVRTAVYAGMYTLPTRDQLLIRLDETEQSVEKNMRRYMEASRPIIEYIDKLYIERNIKLDW; from the coding sequence ATGGAGGAAGAAGAGGAGGAGGAAGACGACACGTTCGAGGATGCCGTGTGCAACAAGACACCAGCCAGAGTCAACACACCTTTGTCTATAATCACGGAGGCGTTCGAAAATCTAGCTGATCTTCTAAAACCCGACATAACAACCGAAGAAGACGGTTTGAGTCTTGATGCTTTCTGCAATGCGTGTACGCACGTCTCTGTCCTCTTCAGCTGCCTAGGGTTCGCCTTCAAATTTGCTGAGATGGAGTACATCTCCAAAGTTAACGATTTGGTTGAAGCCTCGAAAACATTAGACACGTTACAGAATATTTTGGACCTAGACGTGGAGAAAGATACGGTGAAAACACCTGGAAGCCGTTCACGTAACCTGAGACGCGTGAGACTAGGGTTAGACCTAATCCGAGCAATCTTCGAGAAGTTCTTGATGACAGATGAGTACTCTTTGAAAGACGCTGCGACAACAGCTTACACAGAAGTATGCGCACCGTTTCATACATGGGCTGTTAGAACCGCGGTTTACGCGGGAATGTATACGCTTCCGACGAGGGATCAACTTCTGATACGGCTCGATGAAACTGAACAATCTGTTGAGAAGAACATGAGGAGGTACATGGAAGCTTCACGTCCCATCATAGAGTATATTGACAAACTTTACATTGAAAGGAACATTAAACTCGACTGGTAA
- the LOC106305153 gene encoding gamma-glutamyltranspeptidase 1-like isoform X2, producing MNSRALIRSATIVLLLIAFLKNAAAHKRQQSIVAYHGAVATDDGRCSEIAMKVLQKGGNAIDASVAAALCLGVVSPASSGLGGGSFAVVKIAGGKEVAYDSREVAPLRATENMYDGNQDLKKKGALSVAVPGEVAGLFTAWTQRGKLPWKKLVNPARKLAAKGFKISKYLYMQMNATSDDILADKGLSDLFVSKGDLKKPGTIIRNPKLACTLKQIGKYGSKAFYNGTVGEYLVRDIQKSGGIITLKDLQSYKVKVKEPLSTDILGFRLLGMPPPSSGGPAMVLVLNILSQYGVPSGVSGPLGVHRLVEALKHAFAIRMNLGDPDFVDVTKVVSDMLSPEFAKDLKKKISDERTFKPKHYGAKWNELQDHGTSHLSIIDKDRNVVSMTNTVNYFFGALMLSPSTGIVLNNEMDDFSIPMKFVGDRDVPPPAPANFIRPGKRPLSSMAPTIVLKDGKVKASVGASGGIFIIAGTTEVFLNHFFLNMNPLSSVLAPRIYHQLIPNSVLYENWTTVYDDHFEIPKETRDVLEKKGHVLAPIAGGMISQFIVQESDGKLVAVSDPRKGGFPSGY from the exons ATGAATT CAAGGGCTCTAATACGATCAGCAACGATCGTTCTTCTTCTAATCGCGTTTTTGAAAAACGCTGCGGCTCATAAAAGACAGCAAAGTATTGTTGCGTATCATGGCGCGGTTGCAACGGACGATGGACGGTGTTCTGAAATCGCGATGAAAGTTCTTCAAAAAGGAGGAAACGCGATTGATGCGTCGGTCGCTGCTGCTCTATGTTTGGGCGTTGTGAGTCCAGCATCTAGCGGTCTAGGCGGTGGATCGTTTGCAGTGGTTAAGATAGCTGGTGGGAAGGAAGTTGCTTATGACTCTAGAGAGGTTGCTCCTCTACGCGCCACTGAG AATATGTATGATGGTAATCAAGACCTAAAGAAGAAAGGAGCCTTATCAGTAGCTGTTCCCGGTGAAGTCGCGGGTCTATTCACGGCTTGGACACAACGCGGGAAACTGCCATGGAAGAAATTAGTTAATCCCGCAAGGAAACTGGCAGCTAAAGGATTCAAGATTTCAAAGTATCTCTACATGCAGATGAACGCAACTAGTGATGATATCTTAGCAGACAAAGGTCTGTCTGACCTATTTGTTTCTAAAGGCGACCTCAAAAAGCCAGGGACGATTATCCGTAACCCAAAATTGGCTTGTACACTGAAGCAAATCGGTAAATATGGTTCAAAAGCGTTTTACAATGGTACGGTTGGGGAATATCTGGTGAGAGATATACAAAAGTCTGGAGGGATAATAACTTTGAAAGATTTGCAAAGTTACAAAGTTAAGGTTAAGGAGCCATTATCTACTGACATTCTTGGATTCCGATTACTCGGTATGCCGCCTCCTTCCTCCGGTGGTCCTGCTATGGTGCTT GTTTTAAATATTCTTTCTCAATATGGGGTTCCATCCGGTGTTTCGGGCCCTCTCGGTGTTCATCGATTAGTCGAGGCTCTGAAACACGCATTTGCAATTAGAATGAACCTTGGGGATCCGGATTTCGTCGATGTTACCAAAGTTGTTTCGGATATGTTGTCTCCAGAGTTTGCGAAAGACTTAAAGAAAAAGATTAGCGATGAGAGAACCTTCAAGCCCAAACATTATGGTGCCAA ATGGAATGAGCTTCAGGATCACGGGACGAGCCATTTGTCGATAATAGACAAGGATAGAAATGTTGTTTCGATGACTAATACAGTGAACTATTTCTTTGGGGCACTAATGCTGTCTCCCAGCACAGGAATCGTTCTGAACAACGAAATGGATGATTTCTCAATCCCCATGAAATTCGTTGGCGACCGCGACGTGCCGCCACCAGCACCGGCTAACTTCATCCGTCCAGGGAAACGACCTTTGTCCTCAATGGCTCCCACCATTGTACTTAAG GACGGTAAAGTTAAAGCCTCGGTGGGTGCAAGCGGAGGAATATTTATCATCGCTGGAACAACGGAAGTTTTCTTGAATCATTTCTTCCTCAACATGAATCCTCTCTCTTCCGTCTTGGCTCCGAGAATCTACCACCAG TTGATACCAAACAGTGTTTTGTATGAGAACTGGACTACTGTTTACGATGACCATTTCGAGATTCCTAAAGAGACAAGAGATGTGTTGGAGAAGAAAGGTCATGTCCTAGCGCCGATTGCTGGTGGGATGATTTCTCAGTTCATAGTTCAAGAATCCGATGGGAAGCTTGTGGCTGTGAGTGATCCAAGAAAAGGAGGGTTCCCTTCAGGATATTAA
- the LOC106305153 gene encoding gamma-glutamyltranspeptidase 1-like isoform X1 has translation MNNLLALIRSATIVLLLIAFLKNAAAHKRQQSIVAYHGAVATDDGRCSEIAMKVLQKGGNAIDASVAAALCLGVVSPASSGLGGGSFAVVKIAGGKEVAYDSREVAPLRATENMYDGNQDLKKKGALSVAVPGEVAGLFTAWTQRGKLPWKKLVNPARKLAAKGFKISKYLYMQMNATSDDILADKGLSDLFVSKGDLKKPGTIIRNPKLACTLKQIGKYGSKAFYNGTVGEYLVRDIQKSGGIITLKDLQSYKVKVKEPLSTDILGFRLLGMPPPSSGGPAMVLVLNILSQYGVPSGVSGPLGVHRLVEALKHAFAIRMNLGDPDFVDVTKVVSDMLSPEFAKDLKKKISDERTFKPKHYGAKWNELQDHGTSHLSIIDKDRNVVSMTNTVNYFFGALMLSPSTGIVLNNEMDDFSIPMKFVGDRDVPPPAPANFIRPGKRPLSSMAPTIVLKDGKVKASVGASGGIFIIAGTTEVFLNHFFLNMNPLSSVLAPRIYHQLIPNSVLYENWTTVYDDHFEIPKETRDVLEKKGHVLAPIAGGMISQFIVQESDGKLVAVSDPRKGGFPSGY, from the exons ATGAACAATCTCTT GGCTCTAATACGATCAGCAACGATCGTTCTTCTTCTAATCGCGTTTTTGAAAAACGCTGCGGCTCATAAAAGACAGCAAAGTATTGTTGCGTATCATGGCGCGGTTGCAACGGACGATGGACGGTGTTCTGAAATCGCGATGAAAGTTCTTCAAAAAGGAGGAAACGCGATTGATGCGTCGGTCGCTGCTGCTCTATGTTTGGGCGTTGTGAGTCCAGCATCTAGCGGTCTAGGCGGTGGATCGTTTGCAGTGGTTAAGATAGCTGGTGGGAAGGAAGTTGCTTATGACTCTAGAGAGGTTGCTCCTCTACGCGCCACTGAG AATATGTATGATGGTAATCAAGACCTAAAGAAGAAAGGAGCCTTATCAGTAGCTGTTCCCGGTGAAGTCGCGGGTCTATTCACGGCTTGGACACAACGCGGGAAACTGCCATGGAAGAAATTAGTTAATCCCGCAAGGAAACTGGCAGCTAAAGGATTCAAGATTTCAAAGTATCTCTACATGCAGATGAACGCAACTAGTGATGATATCTTAGCAGACAAAGGTCTGTCTGACCTATTTGTTTCTAAAGGCGACCTCAAAAAGCCAGGGACGATTATCCGTAACCCAAAATTGGCTTGTACACTGAAGCAAATCGGTAAATATGGTTCAAAAGCGTTTTACAATGGTACGGTTGGGGAATATCTGGTGAGAGATATACAAAAGTCTGGAGGGATAATAACTTTGAAAGATTTGCAAAGTTACAAAGTTAAGGTTAAGGAGCCATTATCTACTGACATTCTTGGATTCCGATTACTCGGTATGCCGCCTCCTTCCTCCGGTGGTCCTGCTATGGTGCTT GTTTTAAATATTCTTTCTCAATATGGGGTTCCATCCGGTGTTTCGGGCCCTCTCGGTGTTCATCGATTAGTCGAGGCTCTGAAACACGCATTTGCAATTAGAATGAACCTTGGGGATCCGGATTTCGTCGATGTTACCAAAGTTGTTTCGGATATGTTGTCTCCAGAGTTTGCGAAAGACTTAAAGAAAAAGATTAGCGATGAGAGAACCTTCAAGCCCAAACATTATGGTGCCAA ATGGAATGAGCTTCAGGATCACGGGACGAGCCATTTGTCGATAATAGACAAGGATAGAAATGTTGTTTCGATGACTAATACAGTGAACTATTTCTTTGGGGCACTAATGCTGTCTCCCAGCACAGGAATCGTTCTGAACAACGAAATGGATGATTTCTCAATCCCCATGAAATTCGTTGGCGACCGCGACGTGCCGCCACCAGCACCGGCTAACTTCATCCGTCCAGGGAAACGACCTTTGTCCTCAATGGCTCCCACCATTGTACTTAAG GACGGTAAAGTTAAAGCCTCGGTGGGTGCAAGCGGAGGAATATTTATCATCGCTGGAACAACGGAAGTTTTCTTGAATCATTTCTTCCTCAACATGAATCCTCTCTCTTCCGTCTTGGCTCCGAGAATCTACCACCAG TTGATACCAAACAGTGTTTTGTATGAGAACTGGACTACTGTTTACGATGACCATTTCGAGATTCCTAAAGAGACAAGAGATGTGTTGGAGAAGAAAGGTCATGTCCTAGCGCCGATTGCTGGTGGGATGATTTCTCAGTTCATAGTTCAAGAATCCGATGGGAAGCTTGTGGCTGTGAGTGATCCAAGAAAAGGAGGGTTCCCTTCAGGATATTAA